A window of Halomonas sp. H10-9-1 contains these coding sequences:
- a CDS encoding arsenate reductase — protein MFTLYGIKNCDTCRRARKAMDGSGVPYQFHDLREDGLSAPLLEHILDRVPVLTALNKRSTTWRNLSDEEKREVDANSARELLLAHPTLLKRPLLDTGDDIRVGYRDGDYDDLQG, from the coding sequence TGTTCACCCTGTATGGCATCAAGAACTGCGACACCTGTCGCCGCGCCCGCAAGGCGATGGATGGCTCCGGCGTTCCCTACCAGTTCCATGACCTGCGCGAGGATGGCCTCTCCGCGCCGCTGCTCGAGCATATCCTCGACAGGGTGCCGGTGCTGACGGCACTCAACAAGCGCAGCACCACCTGGCGCAACCTGTCCGACGAGGAGAAGCGGGAGGTGGATGCCAACAGCGCCCGCGAGCTGCTGCTCGCCCACCCCACCCTGCTCAAGCGCCCCCTGCTGGATACCGGCGATGATATCCGCGTGGGCTATCGCGACG